One stretch of Clavibacter michiganensis DNA includes these proteins:
- the qcrC gene encoding cytochrome bc1 complex diheme cytochrome c subunit — protein sequence MSTKTARARRTGRRSPLTTIALLAIGLLTTGGAYAMIQSGTASAEVDLKSAQTIDEGQKLFGSNCATCHGMDATGTGVAPSLIGVGAASVDFQVGTGRMPLQGTTVQAPEKPTQFTDTQVKQLAAYVASLAPGPAIPDGQYLDGKGDAANGAELFRINCAMCHNVAAAGGALTEGKFAPSLEGVAPVHIYEAMVTGPQNMPVFNDTNISPEDKRDIITSLQYIEENSTVGGANLGGLGPVSEGLFMWIFGLGGIVALTVWLTARSN from the coding sequence ATGAGCACCAAGACAGCACGCGCCCGTCGAACCGGTCGCCGCAGCCCCCTGACCACCATCGCCCTGCTCGCCATCGGCCTGCTCACCACGGGCGGCGCCTACGCGATGATCCAGTCGGGCACCGCGTCGGCCGAGGTCGACCTCAAGTCGGCGCAGACCATCGACGAGGGCCAGAAGCTCTTCGGCTCCAACTGCGCCACGTGCCACGGCATGGACGCGACCGGCACCGGCGTGGCCCCGAGCCTCATCGGCGTCGGCGCGGCCTCCGTCGACTTCCAGGTCGGCACGGGCCGCATGCCGCTGCAGGGCACCACGGTCCAGGCGCCCGAGAAGCCCACGCAGTTCACCGACACGCAGGTGAAGCAGCTCGCGGCCTACGTCGCCTCCCTCGCGCCCGGCCCGGCCATCCCGGACGGCCAGTACCTCGACGGGAAGGGCGACGCCGCCAACGGCGCCGAGCTCTTCCGCATCAACTGCGCCATGTGCCACAACGTCGCCGCGGCGGGAGGCGCCCTCACGGAGGGCAAGTTCGCGCCCAGCCTCGAGGGCGTCGCCCCGGTCCACATCTACGAGGCCATGGTCACGGGCCCGCAGAACATGCCGGTCTTCAACGACACCAACATCTCCCCCGAGGACAAGCGCGACATCATCACGTCGCTGCAGTACATCGAGGAGAACAGCACGGTCGGCGGCGCGAACCTCGGCGGGCTCGGCCCGGTCTCCGAGGGGCTCTTCATGTGGATCTTCGGCCTCGGCGGCATCGTCGCCCTGACCGTGTGGCTCACGGCCCGGTCCAACTGA
- the qcrA gene encoding cytochrome bc1 complex Rieske iron-sulfur subunit, translating to MAHDDKDESGVVPAGYDAGELEPAGRDVVLAGGTAVATRDAFQNPGFPEHRLRVTDKDPKKAKTAERVVYTWFYLSIVGSVFAIGAYFGFPIYADDPGSVRLNNLFLGVGIALALLSLGIGAIHWSKALMSDHELIDERHPQGGSPATQARAVEIFAQANEESGFGRRSLIRNSLIGALVAFPLPAVILFRDLYPGSAEEPASALSHTLWKKGEVLTRDPSGTPIKASDVTIGSAFHVIPASLMELEEGKLEEKAKAAVLLMRLRPEDLVESPERKGWSYDGIVAYSKVCTHVGCPVALYEQQTHHLLCPCHQSQFDVTNHCEVIFGPAKRPLPQLPIAVNDEGYLIAQSDFTEPVGASFWERRGDYNS from the coding sequence ATGGCACACGACGATAAGGACGAGTCGGGCGTCGTCCCCGCGGGCTACGACGCCGGCGAGCTCGAGCCGGCAGGCCGTGACGTCGTGCTCGCCGGCGGCACCGCCGTCGCCACGCGCGACGCGTTCCAGAACCCCGGCTTCCCGGAGCACCGCCTCCGCGTCACCGACAAGGACCCGAAGAAGGCGAAGACGGCCGAGCGCGTCGTCTACACCTGGTTCTACCTGTCCATCGTGGGCAGCGTCTTCGCGATCGGCGCCTACTTCGGCTTCCCGATCTACGCGGACGACCCGGGGAGCGTGCGCCTGAACAACCTGTTCCTCGGCGTCGGCATCGCGCTGGCCCTCCTCAGCCTGGGCATCGGCGCCATCCACTGGTCCAAGGCGCTCATGAGCGACCACGAGCTGATCGACGAGCGCCACCCGCAGGGCGGCTCACCCGCCACGCAGGCCCGCGCCGTCGAGATCTTCGCGCAGGCGAACGAGGAGTCCGGCTTCGGCCGCCGCTCGCTCATCCGCAACAGCCTCATCGGCGCCCTCGTGGCCTTCCCGCTCCCGGCCGTGATCCTGTTCCGCGACCTGTACCCGGGCAGCGCCGAGGAGCCCGCCTCCGCCCTCAGCCACACGCTGTGGAAGAAGGGCGAGGTCCTGACCCGCGATCCCTCCGGCACCCCCATCAAGGCATCGGACGTCACGATCGGCTCCGCGTTCCACGTCATCCCGGCCTCCCTCATGGAGCTCGAGGAGGGCAAGCTCGAGGAGAAGGCCAAGGCCGCGGTGCTGCTCATGCGCCTCCGCCCCGAGGACCTCGTCGAGTCGCCGGAACGCAAGGGCTGGTCCTACGACGGCATCGTCGCCTACTCCAAGGTCTGCACGCACGTGGGTTGCCCGGTGGCGCTCTACGAGCAGCAGACCCACCACCTGCTCTGCCCCTGCCACCAGTCCCAGTTCGACGTGACCAACCACTGCGAGGTCATCTTCGGACCGGCCAAGCGGCCCCTGCCGCAGCTGCCCATCGCCGTCAACGACGAGGGCTACCTCATTGCACAGAGTGATTTCACCGAGCCCGTAGGGGCGAGTTTCTGGGAGCGTCGTGGTGACTACAACAGCTGA